The Pseudomonas fluorescens nucleotide sequence GCTTCCAGTGGCAATTGCAAGCGCAGGCAATGCTGCTGCCAGTCGAGCACCTGCAGGCCCATCTGCCGGGTCAGCGGGATGTCGCTGTGCAACACCGATTCGAGGTAGTGGCTGTCCGTGCTCATGGACGGTTGTCCTCCAGGTCATCACTGTGGTGGTTACTGTCGGCAAAGCTCAGGCCGTGTTTGCGCAGCTTGTCGTGCAGGGTTTTACGCGGGATGCCGAGCGCTTCGGCCAGGCTGCGCAACGAGTTGTGCGAGCGCGCCAGTTCTGCGGCGATCAGCGAGCGTTCGAATTGCTCGACCTGTTCGCTGAGGTTGCCGCTGCCCATGCTTGCCAGTGTATCGTCGGCCGCAGGCGGCAGATCACCGTCCAGGGCCAGTTCCAGGCCCAGGGCGAAGCGTTCGGCGGCGTTCTGCAGTTCACGCACGTTGCCCGGCCATTCATGGCGCAACAGCAGCGCCCGGTGCGTCGGCTGCAGTGGCGGCACTGGCAGGCCGTGGCGCTCGCTGGCGGCTTCGGCAAAGTGCTGGAACAGCACCAGGATGTCTTCGCCGCGCTCGCGCAACGGTGGAATGCGCAGTGGTGCGACGTTCAGGCGGTAATACAGGTCGGCACGGAAGCGCCCCTGGTCGGCGGCCTGGCGCAGGTCTTCCTTGGTCGCGGCGATGATGCGGATATCCAGCGGGATCAGCTGGTTGCCGCCCAGGCGCTCGACCACCCGTTCCTGCAGCAGGCGCAGCAGCTTGACCTGGACATCCAGGCTCATGCTTTCGATTTCATCGAGGAACAGCGTGCCGCCGTTGGCGAATTCGAACTTGCCGATGCGGCGCTTCTGCGCGCCAGTGAACGCCCCTGGCTCGTGGCCGAACAGTTCGCTTTCGACCACCGACTCGGCCAGGGCACCGGCGTTGATTGCCACGAACGGGCCGTCGCGGCGGCTCGACAGGTCGTGCAGAGCGCGGGCCACCACCTCTTTGCCGGCGCCGGTTTCGCCGAGGATCAGCACATCGGCGCGGGTGCCGGCCAAGGCACCGATCTGCTCGCGCAGGCGCAGCATCGGCGCCGAGTGACCGACCAGGCGTGTGCTCAGCTCCTGGCGATCGCTCAGGGCCAGGCGCAGGCTGCGGTTGTCCAGCACCAGGCGGCGCAGGGCCAGGGCGCGGCGCACACTGTCGAGCAAGGCATCGCTGGCGAAGGGTTTTTCCAGAAAGTCATAGGCACCGGCGCGCATGGCCTGCACCGCCAGCGGTACGTCGCCGTGGCCGGTGATCAGCAGTACCGGCAGTTCCGGGTCCTGGGCGTGCAGCTGCTGCAGCAGCTCAAGGCCGTCGATGCCGGGCATGCGAATATCGCTGACCACCACGCCCGGCCAGTCGCGCTCGATGCGCCCGGCCAGGCCCTGGGCGTCGCTCAGGGGCAGGATCTTCAGCCCGGCGAGGTCGAGGGTCTGGCTCAGGGCCTGGCGCAGGTGCGGGTCGTCGTCGACCAGGATCACCTGCGTGCGGCTGTCGATGAGCGGCTCGGTCGTCATGCCGATGGGTCCTCCGAAGTGGGTAGGGTTGCGCCGGGCTTGGCGATGCGCAGTTGCAGGGTCAGCAGGGCGCCGCCTTCAGGGTGGTTGCCGAGCAATAGCTCACCGCCCAGCGCCCGCATCAAGGTATCGCAGATCGCCAGGCCCAGGCCAAGGCCCTGGGTGCGCGTCTTGGTGGTGAAAAACGGCTCACGGGCGCGGGCCATGGCCTGGCTGGTAAAGCCCGGACCGTTGTCGCGAATGTACAGGTAGACGTTGCCATCGCGCTGTTCGGCACTGAGCCAGAGTTTGCGCGGGTTGGCTTTTTCGGTCAGGGCGTCGAGGGCGTTGGCCAGCAAGTTGCCGAGCACCTGGCGCAGACGGGTTTCACCGGCCTGGACCCACAGGGTGGCCTCCGGCAGGTCGCGCACCAGCTCCACGGCCATTGCCCGTCGGCGCTTGGCCAGCAGCGCCAGGGCATCGTCCAGGGCCGGCTGCAGGGCTACGCTCTCCGGAGCATGGCGGTCGCGGCGGGCAAAGGCGCGCAGGTGGGCGATGATTGACGCCATGCGCCCGGTCAGTTCGCTGATCAGCTTGAGGTTGCTGCGGGCATCATCGGTGCGCTGGTGATCGAGGAGTATCTCGGCGTTCTCGGCATAGCTGCGGATCGCCGCCAGTGGCTGGTTGAGTTCGTGGCTGATGCTCGCCGACATGGTACCCAATACCGAGAGCTTGCCGGCCTGCACCAGTTCGTCCTGGGCGCGCACCAGTTCCTGCTGGGCCTGTTCGCGCTCCAGCACTTCTTCCTTGAGGCGGCTGTTGAGGCCTTCGAGGTCGGCGGTGCGCTCGATCACGCGCTTTTCCAGCTCCTGGCGGCCATGGGCTTCAAAGTCGATACGGTCCATGTAGTGGCGGCGCCGTTGCATGATCAAGCCGAGCAGCAGCATCACTACCAGCAAGGTGGCGCCGCCAATGGCCACCACGGTGCGCACCGAGCGGTCGATCAGGGTGCGTGGGGCGAGGATGCTGACCTGCCAGCCGGTCTCGTCGATGGCCTGGGTCTGGGTTAGCCAGGCCTTGGGGTCGAGGGTCAGCGGCTTGGGCGTTTGAGTCGGGTATGGCTGGATGGCGACGATGGCTTCGCGTTCGGCGTCGCTCAGTGGCCGAGTGGCGCGAAAACGCCAATCAGGCCTGGAGGTCAGGATCACCACGCCGTTGTGGTCGGTCAGCAGCAACTGTTCCGGGGTCTTGCCCCAGAGGGTTTCGGTATGGTCGAGGTCGACCTTGACCACCAGTGCACCGATTACTCGGTCGCGGTCGCGCACCGCGGCGGCAAAGAAGTAGCCGCGCTTGGCCGAGGTGGTGCCCTGGCCGAAGAAGCGCCCCAGGCGCCCGGCAATGGCTTCGCTGAAATACGGGCGGAAGGCGAAGTTGCGGCCGATGAAGCTGTCGTGTTTGTCCCAGTTGGAGGCGGCCAGGGTGTTGCCATTGGCGTCCATCAGGTACATGACCTCGGCGCCGGTCTGGGTGGCGATGTCCTTGAGCAGGCGGTTGGCGTTGGTCAGGGTTTCCAGGCGCAGGGGGTCGGCCAGCACCGCGCGCAGCGCCGGCAGGTCACCGAGGATCTGCGGCAGCGTCTCGTAGCGGTGCAGGGTGCCGAGCAGGTTGGCCACGTACAAGTCGAGGGTCTGGCGGTTTTGCCCGGCCAGTTCGTCCTGGTAGTAGCGCTCGGCGAGGTGTTGCAACGGCCACAGCAAGGGCGCCAGGCACACTGCAAGTAGGGCAAGGCTGCGCCAGCGAGGGCGGCGGGGTACGGGTGGAGTTATGTTCATCGCAACTGCGCCAGAATGATCTGGCGCATTATGCGCTACTTCAGGCAGTCGATCAGCGCCTGCTGCCAGTGTGGCTGGCTGACCTGCCACTCGCGTTGCAGGCGGCTGCAATCGAGGCGCGAGTTCAGCGGGCGGTGGGCCGGGGTCGGGTAGTCGCTGGAGGGGATTGGCACCAGCTCGGCGCAGGGCAAACCCTGGGCCTTGAGGTGTTCAGCAATGGCCTGGGCAAAACCGAACCAGGAGGTTTCCCCTTGGGCGGTCAGGTGGTAGGTGCCCCAGGCGCCGGCCTGGCCAGCCTGCCAGCGTTCGATCAGGGCGCGGGTGCTCTGGGCGATGGTGCCAGCCCAGGTCGGTGCGCCGATCTGGTCGGCGACGATGCGCAACTCTGGTTTTTCCTGCAGCAGGCGCTGCATGGTCAGTAGAAAGTTGCGCCCGTGCCGTGAATACACCCAACTGGTACGCAGGATCAGATGCTCACCACCCACTTGCGCAATTGCCTGTTCGCCGGCCAGCTTGCTGCTTCCGTAGACGCCCAGCGGATTGGGCTGGTCCTCCTCGGTGTAGGGGCTGTCTTTACTGCCGTCGAACACGTAGTCGGTGGAATAGTGGATCAGCGGGATGCCCAGTTCTGCGGCTTCTTCGGCGAAGACGCCGGGGGCCTGGGCATTGATCGCAAAGGCCAGCTCTGGTTCGCTTTCGGCCTGATCGACCGCGGTGTGGGCTGCGGCGTTGATGATCAGGTCGGGTTTGAGCTGCTGCACCTGTGCACGAATGCTTTCGGGGTGCGCCAGGTCCAGGGTGTCGCGTCCCAGTACATGCAACTGGCCAAGGTCGCCCAGGTGCTGTTGCAGCTCCCGGGACACCTGGCCGTGCTGGCCGCTGATGAGGATGTTCAAGCCTGCACTCATGGGAACAGATCCGCATCTTTGAGCCATTTTCCGGCTTGATCCTTGGCTGACAACTGGGGTGGCTCATCCAGTTGCCAGTCGATAGCCAGGTCTGGATCATCCCAACGAATGCAGCGTTCAGCCGCCGGGTTGTAATAGTCGGTGGTCTTGTAGAGGAACTCGGCGCTTTCGCTGAGCACCACGAAACCATGGGCGAAGCCTTCCGGCACCCAGAGCTGGCGGTGATTGTCGGCGGACAGTCTGACCGCGACCCATTTGCCGAAGTGAGGGGAGCTTCGGCGGATATCCACGGCCACATCCAGCACTTCACCCTGGGTCACACGAACCAGCTTGCCCTGGGTGTTTTCGAGTTGGTAGTGCAGCCCGCGTAGTACACCTTTTTGCGACCGCGAATGGTTGTCCTGGACAAACGTGGTGGTGACACCGGTTTTTTCCTGGAACGCGTCGGCATTGAAGCTTTCGTAGAAAAATCCGCGGCTGTCGCCGAACACCTTGGGTTCGATAATCAATACGTCGGGTAGATCAGTGGCGATTACGTTCATTGGTGTTCTTCAGCCAGGCCATAGAGGTACTGTCCGTAGCCGGTCTTGCCAAAGGCCTTGGCACGTTCCAGCAACTGTTCGCGATCGATCCAGCCATGCTGGAAGGCAATCTCTTCCAGGCAGGCAACCTTCAAGCCCTGACGATGCTCGATGGTCTGCACATACTGTGAGGCTTCCAGCAAGCTGTCATGGGTGCCAGTATCAAGCCAGGCGAACCCGCGACCGAATCGCTCGACTCGCAAGTCGCCGCGTTGCAGGTAAGCATTGTTAACGTCAGTGATTTCCAGTTCGCCACGTGGCGAAGGCTTGACGTTCTTGGCGATCTTCACAACAGCGTTATCGTAGAAGTAAAGGCCGGTCACCGCATAGGAAGACTTGGGCTTGGCGGGCTTCTCTTCGATCGAAAGGGCACGGCCGTCCTTGTCGAAGTCGACAACGCCGAAGCGCTCAGGATCTTTGACCCAGTAACCGAATACCGTAGCACCAGAGGGACGCTGGATGGCGCGCAGCAACTGTTCGCTGAAACCCTGGCCGTGGAAAATGTTGTCGCCCAGGATCAGGCAGACCGAGTCATCGCCGATGAACTCTTCACCAATCAGGAACGCTTGTGCCAGACCATCCGGGGACGGTTGTTCGGCATAGCTCAGCTGGATACCAAACTGGCTGCCGTCACCCAGCAGTTGCTTGTATTGCGGCAGATCCTGCGGGGTGGAGATCAGCAGAATCTCGCGAATACCCGCCAGCATCAGTACCGAGATCGGGTAGTAGATCATCGGTTTGTCGTAGATCGGCAGCAATTGTTTGGAAACACCCAGGGTAATCGGGTGCAGGCGGGTGCCGGAGCCACCCGCCAGGACAATACCTTTGGTCATGCAATCAGATCCTTGAATTCGCTGGCGCCCAGGCGCTGGCCTTGATAACTGCCGTCTTGTACCCGCTGGCACCATTGCAGGTTGTCCAGGTACCACTGTACGGTCTTGCGCAGCCCGGTCTCGAAGGTTTCTTCGGGAACCCAGCCCAGTTCACGCTCGATCTTGCTGGCATCGATCGCATAACGCTGGTCGTGGCCTGGGCGGTCCTGAACGTAGGTGATCAGGTCGGCATAGTTGGCGATACCGGCCGGACGTTGTGGCGCCAACTCTTCGAGAAGTGCACAGATGCCACGGACGACATCGATGTTCTTCTGCTCGTTATGGCCGCCGATGTTGTAGGTCTCGCCGACCTTGCCTTCGGTCACAACCTTGAACAGGGCGCGGGCATGGTCTTCGACGAACAGCCAGTCGCGCACTTGCAGACCGTTGCCGTACACCGGTAGCGGTTTGCCTGCCAGAGCATTGAGGATTACCAGCGGAATGAGTTTTTCCGGGAAGTGGAACGGGCCGTAGTTGTTCGAGCAGTTGGTGATCAGTACCGGCAGGCCATAGGTGCGCTGCCAGGCGCGGACCAGGTGGTCGGACGCGGCTTTGCTCGCCGAGTACGGCGAGCTTGGGGCATACGGGGTGGTTTCGGTGAACAGGTCATCGACGCCATGCAGATCGCCATACACTTCGTCAGTGGAAATGTGATGGAAACGGAACGCTGCACGCTCGTCGGCAGGCAGGGTCAGCCAGTAGGCACGGGTGGCCTCCAGCAGGCTATAGGTGCCGACAATGTTGGTGTGGATGAAATCAGAAGGGCCGTCGATCGAACGGTCGACATGCGACTCTGCCGCCAGGTGCATGATTGCATGCGGTTTGAAGCGCTCAAGGACAGCGCTGACGGTGGCCTGATCGGCAATATCGGCCTGGACGAACTCATAGCGGGTATCGGTCGCGATACTGGTCAGCGATTCCAGGTTGCCAGCATAGGTCAGCTTGTCGAGGTTGAGCACTTCGTGCTCGGTATTGTTGATCAGGTGACGCACCAGCGCCGAACCGATGAAGCCGGCCCCGCCGGTGATAAGAATTCGCATGTCGGACTGCCTTTCTTCCATAACTGACATTAAGCACAAAGTGTATAGCTTGTGGCCGGGTGGAAGCAGGTGCAAGTAAAAAGCGCCGAAGCGTCTATTTATGCTTGATTAAGCCGGGCACTGAGCAAGTTGCCCGCCAATTTTACCCGTTGTTCTTGCTTATCGGCAGGCGCAGTGGCGATATAAGCAAAAAAACGAGGTTCCCAGCCCATGTCGCTTAGTACCCTGATCCAGCGTTCCAGTCAGCCATGTCCTGACGTCAGCCCGCAGCAAGCAGCGACCCTGTTGCAGGAGCGCTATGAGCTCGGTGGCGCACTGCAAACCTTGGGCAGTCAGCAGGATCTTAATTTTAGAGTGGATTCCCCTCAGGGCCGCTACGTGTTGAAGATCTGCCATGGCGCCTATGCCGAGCGCGAACTCCAGGCTCAGCACGCTGCCCTTGGCTACCTGCGGGAGCAGGGGCTGCCAGTGCCCGGTGTGCAGGCTTCGCGAACGGGTGAGCAGTTGCTGACGGTGACCGTCGACGGCCAACCCCTGCGCGTGCGCGTGCTCGACTATATAGAAGGCCAGTCGCTGACCCGCATCAAGCACATGGAGCCGCGCCTGGTGGCTGAGCTCGGCCGCCTTTGTGCGCGAGTCGACCAGGCCCTGGCCGACTTCACTCACCCAGGCCTTGAGCGCACGCTGCAGTGGGATCCGCGCCATGCCCAGGCATTGATCGATCACCTGCTGCCGGTACTGGATCAAAGCCCGCAGCAGGAGCGGGTGAAAACCGCCGCAGATAGGGCCTGGGAACAGCTGCAACCCTTGATCAATGATCTGCCATCGCAAGCCGTGCACCTGGATATCACCGATGACAACGCTGTCTGGCTGCGTGACGAGCAGCGCCAGTGGCAGTTGCAAGGGGTCATCGATTTTGGCGACCTGATGCACACCTGGCGTATCGCGGACCTCTCGGTAACCTGCGCGGCCTTGCTGCACCACGCCGAAGGTGACCCCTTGCGCATACTGCCGGCGATCGAGGCCTATCATGCGCTCAATCCGCTTTGCGCAGCCGAGCTCAACGCCTTGTGGCCATTGGTGGTGGCCCGCGCTGGGGTGCTGGTGCTGAGCAGCGAGCAGCAGTTGAGTGTCGACCCCGGCAACCGCTACAGCCGGGATAATCTGGCCCACGAGTGGGAAATCTTCGACGTCGCCACCAGCGTGCCGTTCGAGTTGATGCAGGCGGCGATTCTGCAGGTAACTGGCCATGAGCCGCCTGCGCTGGTGCTGGAAGACTCGACGCCGCTGTTGCCGTCCGCGGTGGCCGCACAGGTGACCGGGGTGGACCTTGGCGTGCTCAGTGAGCATTACCAGGCCGGGAACTGGGAGCAACCTGGCATCGATCAGCGCGTGCTGGCCCGGCAGGCTGGCGCCTCAGGCGCGGCCAGCAGCCTGTATGGGCAGTACCGCCTGTCGCAGACCCACATCGACAACCCTGCGGAACCTGCGACCTTCGCCCTGCAGGTCGAGCTGCACCTGCCGACAGCCACGGCGCTTACCGCCCCTTGGGCCGGGACCTGGCAGCAGTACGGTGAAGACAGCGGTTGCCTGGCGGGTAATGAATGCAGCCTGTGGTTGCATGGGCTGAGTCAGGCACCAGCCGACGGCCAGGCGCTAGCCAAGGGGCAGTCACTGGGGGCCAGTGCTGCGTTGTTGAAAGTTCAGCTATGCCGAGTGGCCGGGCTGTACCCGCCGGCCTTCGTCGTGCCTTCGCGGGCCCAGGCCTGGCAGGCATTGTGCCCCTCGCCGCAAGCCATCCTTGGTTTTGCCTGCGATGCTGAACCATTGGTCGATGCCCAGGCCTTGCTGGCCCGCCGTGATGCCAGCTTCGCCCGTTCGCAAAAGCACTACTATCAGCAGCCGCCGCATATCGAGCGCGGCTGGCGCAATTACCTGATCGACATGCAGGGTCGGTCTTACCTGGACATGCTCAACAATGTCGCAGTACTTGGCCATGGCCACCCGCGCATGGTTGCCGAGTCTGCGCGGCAATGGTCGCTGCTCAATACCAACTCGCGCTTTCACTACGCCGCCATCGCCGAGTTTTCCGAACGCTTGCTGACCTTGGCACCGAGCGGCATGGATCGGGTGTTCCTGGTCAACAGCGGCACCGAGGCCAATGACCTGGCGATCCGCCTGGCCTGGGCCTATAGCGGTGGGCGCGACTTGCTCAGTGTGCTTGAGGCCTACCACGGCTGGTCGGTGGCTACCGATGCGATTTCCACCTCCATCGCCGACAACCCCCAGGCCTTGAGCACCCGGCCGGACTGGGTTCACCCGGTGATTGCGCCCAACACCTATCGCGGCGCCTACCGTGGCGCCGAGAGCAGCGCTGACTATCTGCGCGACGTTGATGCCAAGCTTGACGCACTGGCTGCCGAGCAACGGCAACTGGCCGGTTTCATCTGCGAGCCGGTGTACGGCAACGCCGGCGGTATCTCGCTGCCGCCGGGCTACCTGCAGCAAGCCTATGCCAAGGTCCGGGCAGCGGGCGGCGTGTGCATCGCCGACGAAGTGCAGGTCGGCTATGGCCGGCTGGGTACCTGGTTCTGGGGCTTCGAAGAGCAGGGCGTCGTGCCGGACATCATCACCATGGCCAAGGGCATGGGCAATGGCCAGCCACTGGGCGCGGTCATCACCCGCCGGGAGATTGCCGAGGCGCTGGAGGCCGAAGGCTATTTCTTCTCTTCCGCTGGTGGCAGCCCGGTCAGCTGCCGCATCGGCATGGCTGTGCTTGATGTCATGGAAGAAGAGGGGTTGTGGGATAACGCCCGGGAAGTCGGTGGCTACTTCAAGGCACGGCTGCAGCAGTTAGTCGATAAACATCCGCTGGCCGGTGCCGTGCACGGTTCTGGCTTTTACCTGGGGCTGGAGCTGGTGCGTGATCGCCAGACTCTGGAGCCTGCCAGTGCCGAGACGACCTACCTGTGCAACCGCCTGCGCGATCTGGGTATCTTCATGCAGCCCACCGGCGATTACCTCAACATCCTCAAGATCAAGCCGCCGATGTGTACCACCCGCGAGAGCGTGGACTTCTTTGTCGACAGCATCGACCGGGTACTGTCAGAAGACCTGTAAGGCTTGGGCTAAAGCCGGTTAGTTCGATTGATATCGGATTAACCGGCTTTTTATTGGCTGAATTTTTCTAAATTGCTCTTTTAAAGTCGATATTTATCGGATATAAGTGCCATCATCATCACCGTGGTGGCCTGGCCTTGTCGGCCCAACCACCTGCCGAGGAGGAATACATGAGCCGCACTGTCACTGTTGCCGCCACCCAGATGGCCTGCTCCTGGGACCGCCAGGGCAACCTGGAAACCGCCGAACGGCTGGTCCGCGAAGCGGCGGCCAAGGGCGCGCAGATCATCCTGATCCAGGAGCTTTTCGAAACCCCGTACTTCTGCCAGAAGCCCAACCCGGATTACCTGCAACTGGCCACCCCGGTTGAAACCAACGCCGCCATCGGCCATTTCCAGACGCTCGCCAAAGAGCTGCAAGTGGTGCTGCCGATCAGTTTCTACGAGCTGGCCGGGCGTGCGCGCTTCAACAGCATCGCGATCATCGATGCCGACGGCAGCAACCTGGGCGTGTACCGTAAAACCCACATCCCGGACGGCCCGGGCTACCACGAAAAGTACTACTTCAACCCGGGCGATACCGGCTTCAAGGTCTGGCAGACCCGTTACGCGAAAATCGGCGTCGGTATCTGCTGGGACCAGTGGTTCCCCGAGTGCGCACGCAGCATGGCCCTGCTCGGCGCCGAAGTGTTGTTCTACCCGACCGCCATTGGCAGCGAACCGCACGACCAGAGCATCTGCTCGCGCGACCACTGGCAGCGTGTGCAGCAAGGTCATGCCGGCGCCAACCTGATGCCGCTGGTCGCCAGCAACCGCATCGGCCGCGAAGAGCAGGACGGCTACGACATCACCTTTTACGGCTCCTCTTTCATCGCCGATCAGTTCGGCGAGAAGGTCCAGGCGCTGAACGAGACCGAGGAGGGTGTGCTGGTGCATACTTTCGACCTCGACAAGCTTGAGCACACCCGCAGTGCCTGGGGCACTTTCCGTGACCGTCGTCCAGATCAGTACGGCCCGGTGAAGACCCTCGACGGCGCGCTGCAATCCTGAGAGTTCAGCAAGGAACATCTATGAAAACGCTTACCAGTACCCCGCGCGCCGACGGCTTCCACATGCCCGCGGAGTGGGCGCCACAAACCCAGGTCTGGATGGTCTGGCCCGAGCGCCCGGACAACTGGCGCCTGGGTGGCAAGCCGGTGCAGGCTGCCCATGTGACCCTGGCCAAGGCCATCGCTCGTTTCGAGCCGGTGACCGTTGCCGTGTCCGCCGCGCAGTACGACAACGCCCGGGCACGCCTGGACCTGCCGAACATTCGCGTAGTGGAAATCAGCAACGATGACGCCTGGGTGCGGGATACCGGGCCGACCTTCGTTATCAACGACAGCGGTGAAGTGCGTGGCGTCGACTGGGGCTTCAATGCCTGGGGCGGCTTCGAAGGTGGCCTGTACTCGCCGTGGAACCGCGACGAGCAACTGGCCAGCAAGGTGCTGGAGATGGAACGCTGCCAGCGCTACCACACCGAAGGCTTCGTGCTCGAAGGCGGCTCGATCCATGTGGACGGTGAAGGCACCCTGATCACCACCGAGGAATGCCTGCTCAACCACAACCGCAACCCGCACCTGAACCGCGAGCAGATCGAAGCCATCCTGCGCGATCACCTGGCGGTGGATAGCATCATCTGGCTGCCCGATGGCCTGTACAACGACGAGACCGACGGCCACGTCGACAACTTCTGTTGTTACGTTCGCCCAGGTGAAGTGTTACTGGCCTGGACCGATGATCCGCAAGACCCCAACTACGCACGCTGCCATGGCGCACTTGAGGTGCTGGAGAACAGCCGTGACGCCAAAGGCCGCGCCTTTACCGTGCACAAGATGCCGATTCCGGGGCCGTTGTTCGCCACCGAAGAGGAGTGCGCCGGGGTCGATCCGGTGGCCGGTAGCCAGGAGCGAAACCCATCGGTGCGCCTGGCCGGCTCCTACGTCAACTTCCTGATCGTCAATGGCGGCATCATTGCCCCAAGCTTCGACGATCCGGCAGATGCCGAGGCTAGAGCGATTCTGGCGCGGGTGTTCCCTGATCACGAAGTGGTGATGATCCCCGGGCGCGAGATGCTTCTGGGCGGTGGCAACATCCATTGCCTGACCCAACAGCAACCGGCGCCAGCCAAACGCTGAACAGCAGTAAGACAGAAGCCCGTCGATAGACGGGCTTTTTTTATGCGCGGACGACGACCGGCATGACTTTCTGGCACACCTCTTGTATTTGTTTTGCATTGTATTTCAAACAGATAGACCAGCATGGTTCTGTCACAAAGTTTGAGTAGGTTAGCCGCTCACGGCCCCAGGGAGTACGTGTCGAAATGAATGCAGCAAGTGAGCCGGCTTCGTCCCCATCAGCAATGAATCACGAGTCCCTCCAGCGCGTGGCGCAGTGGTTGAAACACAATGGAGCAAACCGGGTCAGGAAGGCCGATCAGCGTCGCTCGTTGCTGGCGCGTTATCCGGCAGGCCTGCTTACCGAGGCAGAGCTGGAAGTGCTGCTGGGTGATGGCAGCCGCTAGGTGGTTCGGTCGCAACATTGAAAAGGGCGGCATTGTCTGAACAATGCCGCCCTTTTTCGTTGCTTGGCGTTTAGAAGCTATAGGTGCCAGTAACGATCAGGCTACGCGGGTCGCCGAACTGGATCTGCCCGGCGCTGGTAGCCGAACTGTAGTAAGTCTTGTCGGTGATGTTGTTGAGCGCCGCACGCAGGTCCCAGTCCTTGGTGCGAAAACCGGCCAGGGCATCCCAGCGGCCATAGCCGGGCAGCAGCGCAGTGTTCTGGTTGTCAGCGTAACGCTCGCCGACCAGGGTCAGGCCGGTTTCGCCATACCAGCCCATCTCTGGCTTCCAGGTAAGAAACAGGCTGCCGTTGCGCTTGGCGACATTGCTCACCCGGTTACCTTCCTGGCCGTTGTTGTCCTTGACGATGGTTGCATCCTGGATACCGATGCCGCCGCGTACGTACCAGTTGCCAACGATGTTGCCGGTGGCGGTCAGTTCCACGCCGCGTGAGCGCTGCAGGCCGGAAAGCAGGGTGATGCCCGGGTTGTTCGGGTCGCTGGTCCGGCGGTTGTAGAGCTCAAGCTCGTAGACCGCCAGGGTGGTGCTCAGGCGCTCGTCGAGCCAGTCGCTCTTGACCCCGATTTCCTTCTGTCGGGTTTGTTCCGGGCTGGTTTCGTTAGTATTGCCGGCCGCGCCCGGAGTAATGCCGATCAGGCCGCCACCGACTGGGGAGAAGGTCTTGCTCCAGGAGGCATAGAAGGAGTGTTCCTTCCAGGGCGAATAGACCACGCCCAGGCGCGGGCTGGTGCTGTTGCTGTCCTGCTTCTCGGCGATGCCGCGGACCTTGTTGGTGGTTTCCACCTCGAACTGGTCAAAGCGCACCCCGGCCAGCACTTGCCACTGATCGTTCAGGCGCAGCTGGTCCTGCAGGTACAGGCCGCGGCTGTCGACCACGGTGTGGTTGTTGCTGGACACCACCATGCGGCCGTTATGTTGCAGGTCACGGTTGGGGTTGTTCAGGTCCAGGCTCGGCACCGGGCGAGCGCCTGCGCCCGAGGTCGCTGCGGTATAGAGGATCGGGTCGCGGCGCTGGTTGCCGAACTCAAGGCCGGTAAGCAGGGTGTGCTGCAGGCCGAAGGTGTCGAAGTTGCCTTCCAGCTCAAGGTTGTTGAACAGGTTGCGGGTGTTCAGGTCCTGCTGCCAGCGCTGGCGGGTGACCTGGTGGGTGGTGGTGTTGTAGCCGGTCAGGTAGGTGTTGTCGAAATCGCTGTTGAGCTTGAACAGGCCCAGGGTGTGGCGCACCTGCCAGTTGTCGCTGAGCTGGTAGTTCAGGCGCGAGCGCAGCGACTGCGCCTTGTCGTCGATGAAGTCGCGCTGGGTATCGCCGTAGGTGGTGTCGCGGCCGACGTCGGCCGGGCGGCCATTGACGCTGGGAATGCCACGATCGGGGGTACGGTTGTAGCGGCTGTACTCGTATTGCACCAGCCAGTTCAGGTCCGGGGTCAACTGCCAGCTCATCGATGGCGCGAACAACTGGCGGCTGCCG carries:
- the aguB gene encoding N-carbamoylputrescine amidase; translation: MSRTVTVAATQMACSWDRQGNLETAERLVREAAAKGAQIILIQELFETPYFCQKPNPDYLQLATPVETNAAIGHFQTLAKELQVVLPISFYELAGRARFNSIAIIDADGSNLGVYRKTHIPDGPGYHEKYYFNPGDTGFKVWQTRYAKIGVGICWDQWFPECARSMALLGAEVLFYPTAIGSEPHDQSICSRDHWQRVQQGHAGANLMPLVASNRIGREEQDGYDITFYGSSFIADQFGEKVQALNETEEGVLVHTFDLDKLEHTRSAWGTFRDRRPDQYGPVKTLDGALQS
- the aguA gene encoding agmatine deiminase; this translates as MKTLTSTPRADGFHMPAEWAPQTQVWMVWPERPDNWRLGGKPVQAAHVTLAKAIARFEPVTVAVSAAQYDNARARLDLPNIRVVEISNDDAWVRDTGPTFVINDSGEVRGVDWGFNAWGGFEGGLYSPWNRDEQLASKVLEMERCQRYHTEGFVLEGGSIHVDGEGTLITTEECLLNHNRNPHLNREQIEAILRDHLAVDSIIWLPDGLYNDETDGHVDNFCCYVRPGEVLLAWTDDPQDPNYARCHGALEVLENSRDAKGRAFTVHKMPIPGPLFATEEECAGVDPVAGSQERNPSVRLAGSYVNFLIVNGGIIAPSFDDPADAEARAILARVFPDHEVVMIPGREMLLGGGNIHCLTQQQPAPAKR
- the rfbB gene encoding dTDP-glucose 4,6-dehydratase, which translates into the protein MRILITGGAGFIGSALVRHLINNTEHEVLNLDKLTYAGNLESLTSIATDTRYEFVQADIADQATVSAVLERFKPHAIMHLAAESHVDRSIDGPSDFIHTNIVGTYSLLEATRAYWLTLPADERAAFRFHHISTDEVYGDLHGVDDLFTETTPYAPSSPYSASKAASDHLVRAWQRTYGLPVLITNCSNNYGPFHFPEKLIPLVILNALAGKPLPVYGNGLQVRDWLFVEDHARALFKVVTEGKVGETYNIGGHNEQKNIDVVRGICALLEELAPQRPAGIANYADLITYVQDRPGHDQRYAIDASKIERELGWVPEETFETGLRKTVQWYLDNLQWCQRVQDGSYQGQRLGASEFKDLIA
- a CDS encoding aminotransferase is translated as MSLSTLIQRSSQPCPDVSPQQAATLLQERYELGGALQTLGSQQDLNFRVDSPQGRYVLKICHGAYAERELQAQHAALGYLREQGLPVPGVQASRTGEQLLTVTVDGQPLRVRVLDYIEGQSLTRIKHMEPRLVAELGRLCARVDQALADFTHPGLERTLQWDPRHAQALIDHLLPVLDQSPQQERVKTAADRAWEQLQPLINDLPSQAVHLDITDDNAVWLRDEQRQWQLQGVIDFGDLMHTWRIADLSVTCAALLHHAEGDPLRILPAIEAYHALNPLCAAELNALWPLVVARAGVLVLSSEQQLSVDPGNRYSRDNLAHEWEIFDVATSVPFELMQAAILQVTGHEPPALVLEDSTPLLPSAVAAQVTGVDLGVLSEHYQAGNWEQPGIDQRVLARQAGASGAASSLYGQYRLSQTHIDNPAEPATFALQVELHLPTATALTAPWAGTWQQYGEDSGCLAGNECSLWLHGLSQAPADGQALAKGQSLGASAALLKVQLCRVAGLYPPAFVVPSRAQAWQALCPSPQAILGFACDAEPLVDAQALLARRDASFARSQKHYYQQPPHIERGWRNYLIDMQGRSYLDMLNNVAVLGHGHPRMVAESARQWSLLNTNSRFHYAAIAEFSERLLTLAPSGMDRVFLVNSGTEANDLAIRLAWAYSGGRDLLSVLEAYHGWSVATDAISTSIADNPQALSTRPDWVHPVIAPNTYRGAYRGAESSADYLRDVDAKLDALAAEQRQLAGFICEPVYGNAGGISLPPGYLQQAYAKVRAAGGVCIADEVQVGYGRLGTWFWGFEEQGVVPDIITMAKGMGNGQPLGAVITRREIAEALEAEGYFFSSAGGSPVSCRIGMAVLDVMEEEGLWDNAREVGGYFKARLQQLVDKHPLAGAVHGSGFYLGLELVRDRQTLEPASAETTYLCNRLRDLGIFMQPTGDYLNILKIKPPMCTTRESVDFFVDSIDRVLSEDL